The Vibrio syngnathi DNA window TGCCGGCTTTGAAGCACAAGATATCATTATCAGCATCAACAATACCCAAATTAGCGGACGACAAAGCGTAATGGACATTGTTACTGATCTTCGACCAGGTACTGTCATTGATGTTGGTGTATTACGCAAAGGTGAAAACAAGACCCTCAAGGTCACCATTACCGAAGACACACGCCTGTAGTCTTTATTTAGTTTGATTGCCGATAGCTAGCAACTCAAACCGCCATGTACAGATACAAAAAGTATAGATACAAAAAACCCAGCTCTTAAGCTGGGTTTTCTTTTATTAATCAATGCTGATTATAAACTCAATCAAAACTATGCGTCACTAGGTTCATCGATATCGATGCGCGTCACACGCTGTAAACCTCTTGGGAGTAGACCACCACGACGACCACGCTCACCACGGAAGTTTTCAAGGTCCGCCGGTTTCAAGCCAAGTTTACGTTTGCCCGCGTAAATAGTCAGCGTTGCATTCTCTGGAATGGCCATCAGATGCGATACAAACTCTTCTCGCTCTTTTGCTTTCGCAGAAGGGATATTGATGATTTTGTTGCCTTTACCTTTGCTCAGCTGAGGTAGGTCTTTAATCGGGAACAACAACATACGGCCTTGGTTAGTAATCGCCAGAATCTGGTTACTGTCCAAGTCAGCAATCGGGCTTGGTAACATCACTTCAGAAGCTTGTGGCAAGTTAACCAACGCTTTACCGCTCTTGTTCTTAGAAAGCAGATCGCTACCCTTACAAACAAAGCCATAACCCGCATCAGAGCCGACTAACCATAATTGTTCATTCTCTCCCATCACCACTTGGCGAATAGAAGTACCCGGGCTGACGTTCAAGCGGCCTGTAATTGGCTCACCTTGGCTTCGCGCCGACGGTAGTGAATGTGACTCAAGGGAGTAGCTTCGGCCATCACTGCCAAGGAACACCGCTTGTTGGTTACTCTTACCCTTAGCGCTTGCTAAGAATTTATCACCTGATTTGTAGTTCAAGCCTTCAGCGTCAACTTCATGCCCTTTAGCATGGCGAATCCAACCTTTTTCAGAAAGCACGACCGTAATTGGTTCACTTGGTACTAAGTCGCGCTCTGTTAGCGCTTTCGCTTCAGCACGCTCAATCAGAGGTGAACGACGATCATCGCCGTATTTATCAGCATCTGCTTGGATTTCTTTTTTGATCAACGTATTCAAGCGACGCTCTGAACCGAGTAGCTTTTCAAGCTTTTCACGTTCAGCTTCAAGCTCTTCTTGCTCTGCTCGAATTTTAAATTCTTCTAACTTAGCTAAGTTACGAAGTTTAATATCAAGAATCGCATTAGCTTGAATTTCAGAAATGTTGAAACGGCTCATTAGAACAGGACATGGTTCGTCTTCTGTACGAATGATCTCAATCACTTCATCGATATTAAGATAAGCAGCAAGTAAGCCTTCTAAGATGTGCAAACGTGCCAGTACTTTATCTAAACGGTACTGCAAACGACGACGAACGGTCGTGCGACGGAACTCAATCCACTCTTTCAGGATTTGAACTAAGCCTTTAACTTGAGGACGATTGTCTAAACCAATCATGTTCAAGTTAACGCGGAAGTTTTTCTCGAGATCCGTCGACGCGAACAGGTGGCTCATCAGTTGGTCACAGTCGATACGGTTTGAACGAGGAACGACAACGATACGCGTTGGGTTCTCGTGATCTGATTCATCACGCAAGTCGTCAACCATAGGCAGCTTCTTAGCGCGCATCTGGTTCGCAATTTGCTCAAGTAACTTCGCACCTGACACTTGATGAGGTAAAGACGTGATAACAATATCAGAGCCTTCCTTGTGCCATACCGCGCGCATCTTGATGCTGCCACGGCCTGTACGGTAGATCTTTTCGATGTCCGACTTCGGCGAAATAATTTCAGCCTCTGTCGGGTAATCTGGGCCTTGAATGAAACCCATCACATCTGGAAGTTCAGCTTTCGGCGTATCAATCAAATGAATCGCCGCGTTCGCCACTTCACGTACATTGTGAGGCGGGATGTCGGTCGCCATACCAACCGCAATACCTGTGATGCCGTTAAGTAAGATATGAGGAAGGCGTGCTGGCAACATCTGAGGC harbors:
- the parC gene encoding DNA topoisomerase IV subunit A, translating into MSNEITYDGVEQLPMRKFTEDAYLNYSMYVIMDRALPYIGDGLKPVQRRIIYAMSELGLSAASKYKKSARTVGDVLGKYHPHGDSACYEAMVLMAQPFSYRYPLVDGQGNWGAPDDPKSFAAMRYTEAKLSKFAEVLLGELGQGTVDWQPNFDGTMKEPQMLPARLPHILLNGITGIAVGMATDIPPHNVREVANAAIHLIDTPKAELPDVMGFIQGPDYPTEAEIISPKSDIEKIYRTGRGSIKMRAVWHKEGSDIVITSLPHQVSGAKLLEQIANQMRAKKLPMVDDLRDESDHENPTRIVVVPRSNRIDCDQLMSHLFASTDLEKNFRVNLNMIGLDNRPQVKGLVQILKEWIEFRRTTVRRRLQYRLDKVLARLHILEGLLAAYLNIDEVIEIIRTEDEPCPVLMSRFNISEIQANAILDIKLRNLAKLEEFKIRAEQEELEAEREKLEKLLGSERRLNTLIKKEIQADADKYGDDRRSPLIERAEAKALTERDLVPSEPITVVLSEKGWIRHAKGHEVDAEGLNYKSGDKFLASAKGKSNQQAVFLGSDGRSYSLESHSLPSARSQGEPITGRLNVSPGTSIRQVVMGENEQLWLVGSDAGYGFVCKGSDLLSKNKSGKALVNLPQASEVMLPSPIADLDSNQILAITNQGRMLLFPIKDLPQLSKGKGNKIINIPSAKAKEREEFVSHLMAIPENATLTIYAGKRKLGLKPADLENFRGERGRRGGLLPRGLQRVTRIDIDEPSDA